One Klebsiella sp. RIT-PI-d genomic window carries:
- the rfaQ gene encoding lipopolysaccharide core heptosyltransferase RfaQ yields MSKFKKILIIKLKFQGDVLLTTPVISTLKAQYPDAQIDMMVYNSTVQIISENPHLHQIYGIADKKSSALTKVTNIFHIIRALRKNNYDLIVNLSSQKLLGLVIRCIPARLKIGFTFGRRKSSYWMNAFDKTLDDAGEHIVPQNLSILTLLDIAPEETKTAMRYSIQHWDRLKARMNELGITKEYIAIQPTARQIFKCWDNDKFAAVINHLMDKGYDVILTAGPGKEDADIIDDIVRQCTRKPVTQFAGKTSFPQLAALIDHAALFIGVDSAPGHIAAAVDTPVVCLFGATKHRFWHPWTEKLELLWAGDYQPMPQRKDLDRSYRYMTCIPAEDVIAAADRMLAQYPAAKTVFNNNAE; encoded by the coding sequence ATGAGTAAATTTAAAAAAATTCTGATTATCAAATTAAAGTTTCAGGGAGATGTACTGCTTACGACGCCCGTTATCAGTACCTTGAAAGCGCAGTACCCTGACGCTCAGATTGATATGATGGTTTATAATTCTACGGTTCAGATCATTTCTGAAAATCCGCATCTGCACCAAATTTATGGTATTGCAGACAAAAAGTCCTCTGCGCTGACTAAAGTCACCAATATTTTCCATATCATCCGTGCGCTGCGGAAAAATAATTACGATCTGATTGTGAATCTCTCAAGCCAGAAGCTGCTGGGCCTGGTTATTCGCTGTATTCCTGCCCGCCTGAAAATTGGTTTTACGTTCGGCCGAAGAAAATCGTCTTACTGGATGAACGCGTTCGATAAAACGCTGGACGATGCGGGTGAGCACATTGTGCCGCAAAATTTATCTATTTTGACGCTGCTTGATATTGCGCCTGAAGAGACCAAAACCGCTATGCGGTATAGCATCCAGCACTGGGATCGCCTGAAAGCCAGAATGAATGAACTGGGCATCACAAAAGAGTACATTGCTATTCAGCCCACCGCCCGGCAGATATTCAAATGCTGGGATAACGACAAGTTTGCCGCCGTCATTAATCATCTTATGGACAAAGGCTATGACGTGATTCTGACGGCAGGTCCGGGCAAAGAAGATGCCGATATCATTGATGATATCGTGCGGCAATGTACCCGCAAACCGGTGACGCAGTTCGCCGGTAAGACCTCTTTTCCACAGCTGGCCGCCCTGATCGACCATGCGGCATTGTTTATCGGTGTTGACTCTGCTCCCGGACATATTGCGGCAGCGGTTGATACCCCGGTTGTGTGTCTCTTCGGCGCCACTAAACATCGCTTCTGGCACCCGTGGACGGAGAAACTGGAGCTACTTTGGGCTGGTGATTATCAACCCATGCCGCAGCGTAAAGATCTCGATCGCAGTTATCGCTATATGACCTGTATTCCGGCTGAAGATGTTATTGCAGCAGCAGACCGGATGTTAGCGCAGTATCCTGCGGCAAAGACCGTTTTCAACAACAATGCAGAATAA
- a CDS encoding glycosyltransferase family 4 protein: protein MIVAFCLYNYFPFGGLQRDFLRIATTVAQRGVKVRVYVISWQGDRPDNLDIVMVPATSSTNHGKNKDYYQWVHNHLQQNPVDKVVGFNKMPGLDIYYAADVCYAEKVAKEKGFFYKLTPRYRHFAAFEEAVFRKGAKTELLMLTDRQINDFKKHYATEDARFHIMPPGIYPDRKYSAHAADCRDVFRRENNIDPSELLVLQVGSDFSRKGVDRSIRAFASLPENSRKNARLMVVGQDKPGKYEALASQLNVKDRVWFYAGRNDVSNLMMAADMLIHPAYQEAAGIVLLEAIAAGLPILTTEVCGYAHYIDKAQCGEIITEPFRQDRLNAALTGAALNPALRQQWAKNARNYADTQDIYSLPEKVADMIMA from the coding sequence ATGATCGTCGCATTTTGCTTGTATAACTATTTTCCTTTTGGTGGTTTGCAGCGTGATTTTCTGCGCATCGCAACAACCGTTGCACAACGCGGTGTGAAAGTGCGGGTCTATGTTATCTCCTGGCAGGGCGATCGTCCCGACAATCTTGATATCGTGATGGTTCCGGCAACGTCATCAACAAATCATGGTAAGAATAAAGACTATTATCAGTGGGTACATAACCATCTTCAGCAAAACCCGGTTGATAAAGTTGTGGGATTCAACAAGATGCCGGGGCTGGATATCTACTATGCGGCTGACGTCTGCTACGCAGAAAAAGTGGCTAAAGAAAAAGGCTTCTTTTACAAGTTAACGCCTCGCTATCGCCATTTTGCTGCTTTTGAAGAAGCGGTTTTTCGCAAAGGTGCCAAAACCGAGCTACTCATGCTGACCGACCGGCAGATTAATGATTTTAAAAAGCATTACGCTACCGAAGATGCACGGTTCCACATCATGCCGCCGGGAATTTATCCTGACCGTAAATACAGCGCCCACGCCGCTGATTGCCGCGACGTGTTTCGCCGGGAAAATAATATTGATCCCAGCGAATTGCTGGTCCTGCAGGTTGGATCTGACTTTTCCCGTAAAGGGGTCGATCGCAGCATCAGGGCGTTTGCATCGCTACCGGAAAATAGCAGAAAAAATGCAAGGCTGATGGTGGTGGGTCAGGATAAACCGGGCAAATATGAAGCACTGGCCAGCCAGCTAAATGTAAAAGATCGGGTCTGGTTCTATGCGGGCAGAAATGACGTATCTAATCTGATGATGGCGGCAGACATGCTTATTCATCCGGCATATCAGGAAGCCGCAGGTATTGTTCTGCTGGAAGCCATTGCCGCAGGCCTGCCGATCCTCACAACGGAAGTCTGTGGCTATGCGCACTACATTGATAAAGCCCAATGCGGCGAGATCATAACTGAACCTTTCCGCCAGGATCGTCTGAACGCGGCCTTAACTGGCGCAGCGTTAAATCCGGCGTTGCGCCAGCAGTGGGCAAAAAATGCCCGGAATTATGCCGATACTCAGGACATTTATAGCTTACCTGAGAAAGTTGCCGATATGATTATGGCATAG
- the waaA gene encoding lipid IV(A) 3-deoxy-D-manno-octulosonic acid transferase, producing the protein MLQLLYTTLFYLIQPLIWVRLWVRGRKAPAYRKRWGERYGFYRTPLKPGGIMLHSVSVGETLAAVPLVRALRHRYPELPITVTTMTPTGSERAQSAFGKDVQHVYLPYDLPDAINRFLNKVDPKLVLIMETELWPNLINALYKRKTPLVIANARLSARSAAGYGKLGKFIKTLLRRITLIAAQNEEDGERFIQLGAKRNQLTVTGSLKFDISVTPQLAAKAITLRRQWAPHRPVWIATSTHDGEESAVLDAHQALLRQFPDLLLILVPRHPERFPDAVNLVRQAGLSYTTRSSGEVPSTSTQVVVGDTMGELMLLYGIADLAFVGGSLVERGGHNPLEPAAHAIPVLMGPHTFNFKDICARLEQADGLITVHDAASLTKEVASLLTDEDYRHYYGHHAVEVLHQNQGALQRLLHLLQPYLPPKTH; encoded by the coding sequence ATGCTGCAATTGCTTTACACCACATTGTTTTACCTTATTCAGCCGCTCATTTGGGTCCGGCTTTGGGTGCGTGGTCGTAAGGCTCCGGCATATCGTAAACGTTGGGGCGAGCGCTACGGTTTTTACCGTACGCCGTTAAAGCCTGGCGGCATCATGCTGCACTCGGTTTCTGTCGGTGAAACGCTGGCGGCAGTCCCGCTGGTACGGGCGCTGCGTCATCGCTATCCGGAGCTGCCTATTACTGTCACCACCATGACGCCAACAGGCTCTGAACGCGCGCAGTCTGCATTTGGTAAAGACGTTCAGCATGTCTATCTGCCTTATGATTTACCCGATGCCATTAACCGTTTTCTTAACAAGGTTGACCCGAAGCTGGTATTGATCATGGAAACGGAGCTGTGGCCCAATCTGATTAATGCGCTGTATAAACGTAAAACCCCGCTGGTTATCGCTAACGCTCGCCTTTCTGCACGATCGGCAGCCGGTTATGGCAAACTGGGGAAGTTTATTAAAACGCTGCTACGTCGCATTACCCTGATTGCCGCGCAGAACGAAGAAGACGGTGAACGTTTTATTCAGCTGGGCGCGAAACGTAATCAGCTGACAGTTACCGGTAGCCTGAAGTTTGATATCTCGGTCACGCCTCAACTGGCGGCGAAAGCCATTACGCTGCGCCGTCAATGGGCTCCACATCGCCCGGTATGGATTGCTACCAGTACTCATGATGGCGAAGAAAGTGCGGTACTTGACGCGCACCAGGCGCTCCTCAGGCAATTTCCTGACCTGTTACTGATTCTGGTTCCTCGCCACCCTGAACGCTTTCCGGACGCGGTAAACCTTGTACGCCAGGCGGGTCTGAGCTATACCACGCGTTCATCGGGCGAAGTTCCCTCTACGTCTACGCAAGTCGTGGTCGGCGATACGATGGGCGAGCTGATGCTGCTTTACGGGATTGCCGATCTGGCATTTGTCGGTGGCTCGCTGGTCGAGCGCGGCGGTCATAATCCTCTGGAGCCGGCCGCCCACGCGATTCCGGTTCTGATGGGCCCGCATACGTTTAATTTCAAAGATATCTGCGCACGTCTGGAGCAGGCTGATGGCCTGATCACCGTTCATGACGCCGCGTCCCTGACCAAAGAAGTCGCTTCGCTGCTGACCGATGAAGACTATCGTCATTACTATGGACATCATGCCGTAGAAGTTCTTCATCAAAACCAGGGGGCGTTACAGCGGCTCTTACACCTGCTACAACCGTATCTGCCACCCAAAACGCATTGA
- the coaD gene encoding pantetheine-phosphate adenylyltransferase — translation MQRRAIYPGTFDPITNGHIDIVTRATNMFDQVILAIAASPGKKPMFTLEERVALAQEATSHLSGVEVVGFSDLMANFAHAQQATILIRGLRAIADFEYEMQLANMNRHLMPDLESVFLMPSKEWSFISSSLVKEVARHAGDVTHFLPANVHQALMDKLR, via the coding sequence ATGCAACGACGGGCGATTTATCCAGGAACATTCGATCCCATTACTAATGGCCATATTGATATCGTCACGCGCGCGACCAACATGTTTGATCAGGTAATATTAGCGATTGCCGCCAGTCCGGGTAAGAAACCGATGTTTACGCTGGAAGAACGCGTGGCGCTGGCGCAAGAGGCAACATCTCACCTGTCCGGCGTTGAAGTCGTTGGATTCAGCGATTTAATGGCAAACTTTGCCCACGCTCAGCAGGCAACCATCCTGATCCGCGGTCTGCGGGCGATAGCGGATTTCGAATATGAGATGCAGCTGGCGAATATGAATCGCCATCTGATGCCAGATCTGGAAAGTGTTTTCCTGATGCCGTCAAAAGAGTGGTCATTTATCTCATCATCGCTGGTAAAAGAGGTCGCGCGCCACGCGGGCGACGTGACGCATTTTCTCCCGGCTAACGTTCACCAGGCGCTCATGGATAAGCTCCGCTAG
- the mutM gene encoding bifunctional DNA-formamidopyrimidine glycosylase/DNA-(apurinic or apyrimidinic site) lyase codes for MPELPEVETSRRGIEPHLVGETILHVIVRNGRLRWPVSEEIHTLSDKPVLSVQRRAKYLLVELPDGWIIIHLGMSGSLRILTEERAAEKHDHVDMVMSNGKVLRYTDPRRFGAWLWTKELEGHNVLAHLGPEPLSDAFNADYLQQRCAKKKTAIKPWLMDNKLVVGVGNIYASESLFAAGLHPDRLASSLSHDECELLVRVIKAVLLRSIEQGGTTLKDFLQSDGKPGYFAQQLQVYGRKGEPCHVCGAPIVAAKHAQRATFYCRQCQK; via the coding sequence ATGCCTGAATTACCTGAAGTTGAAACCAGCCGCCGCGGTATTGAGCCGCATCTGGTCGGTGAAACTATCCTTCACGTTATTGTACGTAACGGACGCCTGCGCTGGCCGGTCTCAGAGGAAATCCATACCCTGAGCGATAAACCGGTACTCAGCGTACAGCGACGCGCTAAATATCTGCTTGTAGAGCTACCGGACGGCTGGATCATTATTCATCTGGGCATGTCCGGCAGCCTGCGTATCCTGACAGAGGAGCGTGCGGCAGAAAAGCATGACCATGTTGATATGGTGATGAGCAACGGTAAAGTGCTGCGCTACACCGATCCCCGTCGTTTCGGCGCGTGGTTGTGGACCAAAGAGCTGGAGGGGCATAACGTTCTGGCACATCTGGGGCCTGAGCCGCTCAGCGACGCGTTTAATGCAGATTATTTGCAGCAGAGGTGTGCGAAAAAGAAAACGGCCATTAAACCCTGGCTGATGGACAATAAACTGGTGGTGGGCGTGGGCAATATTTACGCCAGCGAATCGCTGTTTGCCGCCGGGCTTCATCCCGATAGACTGGCTTCTTCACTCTCGCATGACGAATGTGAATTGCTGGTGCGGGTTATCAAAGCGGTATTGCTACGCTCAATAGAGCAGGGTGGAACCACGCTGAAAGATTTTTTACAGAGCGATGGCAAGCCGGGTTATTTTGCCCAACAGCTACAGGTTTATGGGCGTAAGGGCGAGCCGTGCCATGTGTGTGGCGCACCGATTGTGGCAGCAAAACATGCTCAGCGGGCAACATTTTACTGCCGACAGTGCCAGAAGTAG
- the rpmG gene encoding 50S ribosomal protein L33 has protein sequence MAKGIREKIKLVSSAGTGHFYTTTKNKRTKPEKLELKKFDPVVRQHVLYKEAKIK, from the coding sequence ATGGCTAAAGGTATTCGTGAGAAAATCAAGCTGGTTTCTTCTGCTGGTACTGGTCACTTCTATACCACTACGAAGAACAAGCGTACTAAACCGGAAAAACTGGAACTGAAAAAATTCGATCCAGTTGTCCGTCAGCACGTTTTATACAAAGAAGCTAAAATCAAATAA
- the rpmB gene encoding 50S ribosomal protein L28 produces MSRVCQVTGKRPVTGNNRSHALNATKRRFLPNLHSHRFWVESEKRFVTLRVSAKGMRVIDKKGIDTVLSELRARGEKY; encoded by the coding sequence ATGTCCCGAGTCTGCCAAGTTACTGGCAAGCGTCCGGTGACCGGTAACAACCGTTCCCACGCACTGAACGCGACTAAACGCCGTTTCCTGCCGAACCTGCACTCTCACCGTTTTTGGGTTGAGAGCGAGAAGCGTTTTGTCACCCTGCGTGTATCTGCTAAAGGTATGCGTGTAATCGATAAAAAAGGCATTGATACAGTTCTTTCTGAACTGCGTGCCCGTGGCGAAAAGTACTAA
- the radC gene encoding RadC family protein — MSKECREKLPREKMRRLGIEALSEVELLALFLRTGARGKNVMTLAAELLQHFDTLSQLMSADWDKFDKIDGIGLAKYAQLRAIAELARRCYNERLREKQGLYSPELTREFLQSQLSGEGREVFMAIYLDSQNRILKHCRLFSGTLSHVEVHPREIVREAINVNAAAVILAHNHPSGNAEPSKADKIITERVVSCCQLMDIRVLDHLVIGRGEYVSFAERGLI; from the coding sequence ATGTCTAAGGAGTGCAGGGAAAAGTTACCGCGTGAAAAAATGCGCCGTTTGGGTATCGAAGCGCTGAGCGAAGTCGAACTGCTGGCGCTGTTTTTGCGCACTGGCGCACGCGGTAAAAATGTGATGACTCTGGCCGCTGAATTATTACAGCACTTTGACACACTTTCGCAGCTGATGTCGGCAGACTGGGATAAATTCGACAAAATAGACGGAATTGGACTTGCTAAGTATGCCCAGCTCAGGGCGATCGCTGAGCTGGCGCGACGTTGCTATAACGAGCGTCTGCGTGAAAAGCAGGGGCTGTATAGTCCTGAACTGACGCGAGAATTTTTGCAGAGCCAACTTAGCGGTGAAGGCCGGGAAGTCTTCATGGCGATTTATCTCGATAGCCAGAATCGAATTCTCAAACATTGTCGGCTTTTTTCCGGTACCCTGAGCCATGTGGAAGTGCATCCGCGCGAAATTGTACGAGAAGCCATCAACGTTAATGCCGCTGCCGTGATCCTTGCACATAATCATCCTTCGGGTAATGCTGAGCCGAGTAAAGCTGATAAAATAATCACCGAACGTGTGGTAAGCTGCTGCCAGCTAATGGATATTCGCGTACTTGATCACCTGGTGATTGGACGTGGCGAGTACGTTTCTTTTGCGGAAAGAGGCTTAATTTAG
- the coaBC gene encoding bifunctional phosphopantothenoylcysteine decarboxylase/phosphopantothenate--cysteine ligase CoaBC: MSLAGKKIVLGVSGGIAAYKTPELVRRLRDRGADVRVAMTDAAKAFITPLSLQAVSGYPVSDSLLDPAAEAAMGHIELGKWADLVILAPATADLLARVAAGMANDLVSTICLATPSPVAVVPAMNQQMYRAAATQHNLEVLAGRGLRIWGPDSGSQACGDIGPGRMLDPLAIVDLAAAHFSAVNDLQHLNIMITAGPTREPLDPVRYISNHSSGKMGFAIAAAAAKRGAKVTLVSGPVTLSTPPFVRRVDVTTALEMEAAVQANVQQQHIFIGCAAVADYRAAAIADEKIKKQGDELTIKMVKNPDIVAGVAALTDGRPYVVGFAAETNNVEEYARQKRTRKNLDLICANDVSLSDQGFNSDSNALHLFWQEGDKVLPLEQKALLGQLLLDEIVTRYDEKNRR; the protein is encoded by the coding sequence ATGAGCCTGGCCGGTAAAAAAATTGTTCTTGGCGTGAGTGGCGGCATCGCTGCCTATAAAACGCCTGAGCTGGTACGTCGCCTGCGCGATCGCGGGGCGGATGTGCGCGTGGCAATGACCGACGCCGCTAAAGCATTTATTACCCCGTTGAGCCTGCAGGCGGTCTCCGGTTATCCCGTTTCCGATAGCCTGCTCGATCCGGCAGCCGAAGCAGCGATGGGCCACATTGAACTGGGCAAATGGGCCGATCTGGTTATTCTTGCCCCTGCCACCGCCGACCTGCTGGCACGCGTCGCCGCAGGCATGGCCAACGATTTAGTCTCGACGATTTGCCTGGCAACGCCGTCACCCGTTGCGGTAGTACCCGCCATGAATCAGCAGATGTATCGGGCCGCCGCAACCCAGCATAATCTTGAGGTGCTTGCAGGCCGTGGACTACGCATCTGGGGACCGGATAGCGGCAGCCAGGCATGCGGTGATATCGGTCCAGGAAGGATGCTCGATCCCCTGGCTATCGTCGATTTAGCCGCTGCGCATTTTTCTGCGGTCAACGATTTGCAACATCTGAATATTATGATTACCGCAGGTCCGACGCGCGAGCCGCTGGACCCGGTGCGCTATATCTCTAATCACAGCTCCGGCAAGATGGGGTTTGCTATTGCCGCCGCCGCCGCAAAACGCGGTGCGAAAGTAACGCTGGTCAGCGGGCCGGTAACGTTATCGACGCCGCCGTTTGTACGGCGCGTTGATGTGACAACCGCTCTTGAAATGGAAGCCGCAGTACAGGCAAATGTCCAGCAGCAGCATATTTTTATCGGCTGTGCTGCGGTCGCGGATTACCGTGCCGCCGCTATTGCAGATGAAAAAATCAAGAAGCAAGGTGATGAATTAACAATAAAAATGGTCAAGAATCCGGATATTGTTGCAGGCGTTGCCGCACTCACCGATGGTCGACCTTACGTTGTTGGGTTTGCTGCGGAAACAAATAATGTGGAAGAATACGCCCGGCAAAAACGCACCCGCAAAAATCTTGATCTGATCTGCGCAAACGATGTTTCGCTTTCCGATCAAGGCTTTAATAGCGACAGCAATGCATTACATCTTTTCTGGCAGGAAGGCGATAAAGTGTTGCCGCTTGAGCAAAAAGCTCTTCTTGGCCAATTATTACTCGACGAGATCGTTACCCGCTATGATGAAAAAAATCGACGTTAA
- the dut gene encoding dUTP diphosphatase — translation MMKKIDVKILDPRIGEQFPLPTYATSGSAGLDLRACLDEALELAPGATTLLPTGLAIHIADPSLAAVMLPRSGLGHKHGIVLGNLVGLIDSDYQGQLMVSMWNRSQEPFTIEPGERIAQMVFVPVVQAEFNLVESFDATDRGEGGFGHSGRK, via the coding sequence ATGATGAAAAAAATCGACGTTAAGATTCTGGACCCGCGTATTGGCGAACAGTTTCCTCTGCCCACTTATGCAACCTCCGGCTCGGCTGGCCTTGATCTGCGCGCCTGCCTTGATGAAGCTCTTGAACTGGCTCCGGGCGCAACCACGCTATTGCCGACTGGCCTTGCAATCCATATTGCCGATCCGTCTCTGGCAGCCGTAATGTTGCCGCGCTCGGGCCTCGGGCACAAACATGGTATCGTGCTGGGCAATCTGGTCGGTCTGATTGATTCCGACTATCAGGGACAGCTGATGGTTTCCATGTGGAACCGCAGCCAGGAGCCCTTCACCATCGAACCCGGTGAGCGCATCGCCCAGATGGTTTTCGTTCCCGTCGTCCAGGCAGAATTTAATCTGGTGGAATCATTTGACGCTACCGATCGTGGCGAAGGCGGCTTCGGCCATTCCGGGCGTAAATAA
- the slmA gene encoding nucleoid occlusion factor SlmA, with translation MAEKQTAKRNRREEILQSLALMLESSDGSQRITTAKLAASVGVSEAALYRHFPSKTRMFDSLIEFIEDSLITRINLILKDEKDTTARLRLIVQLILGFGERNPGLTRILTGHALMFEQDRLQGRISQLFERIEAQLRQVLREKRMREGEGYVTDENVLASQILAFCEGMLSRFVRSEFKYRPTDDFDARWLLIAAQLQ, from the coding sequence ATGGCAGAAAAACAAACTGCGAAAAGGAACCGTCGCGAAGAAATACTTCAATCTCTGGCACTGATGCTTGAATCCAGCGATGGAAGCCAACGCATTACTACGGCTAAGTTGGCCGCCTCGGTAGGCGTATCAGAAGCAGCGCTGTATCGCCATTTTCCCAGCAAGACGCGCATGTTCGATAGCCTGATTGAATTTATCGAAGATAGCCTGATTACCCGCATCAATCTGATCCTGAAAGATGAAAAAGATACGACTGCTCGCCTGCGTCTTATCGTGCAGTTGATTCTGGGATTTGGTGAGCGTAATCCGGGGCTGACGCGCATCCTGACGGGCCACGCGCTTATGTTTGAACAAGACAGATTGCAAGGCCGGATCAGCCAGCTGTTCGAGCGCATTGAAGCGCAACTGCGTCAGGTGCTGCGTGAAAAACGCATGCGTGAAGGAGAGGGCTACGTGACGGATGAAAATGTGCTGGCGAGTCAGATACTGGCTTTTTGCGAAGGCATGTTGTCACGTTTCGTCCGCAGTGAATTTAAATATCGTCCAACCGATGATTTTGACGCCCGCTGGCTACTTATTGCCGCACAGCTTCAGTAA